The following proteins are co-located in the Nonlabens ponticola genome:
- a CDS encoding OsmC family protein, protein MSNSNTARVEYLGDLRCRSTHIRSNDSFHTDAPVDNAGKGEAFSPTDTVATALASCMLTVMGIKARDMDIDMIGSTAHVTKHMASNPRRISQIDVELELKGEYDARSRIILEKTALTCPVHNSLNPDITKNVTFLWPS, encoded by the coding sequence ATGAGTAATTCAAATACCGCTCGAGTTGAATATTTAGGAGATTTACGTTGTAGATCAACACATATAAGAAGCAATGATTCTTTTCATACAGATGCGCCAGTTGATAATGCTGGTAAGGGTGAAGCGTTTTCTCCTACGGACACTGTAGCGACAGCACTTGCAAGTTGCATGCTTACCGTAATGGGAATTAAAGCTCGTGATATGGATATTGATATGATAGGGAGCACCGCTCATGTTACAAAACATATGGCCTCAAATCCAAGGAGAATATCGCAAATTGACGTTGAGCTTGAATTGAAAGGTGAGTATGATGCGCGTTCAAGAATAATCCTTGAAAAAACAGCGCTCACTTGTCCTGTCCACAATAGTCTCAATCCAGATATAACTAAGAATGTCACGTTTCTCTGGCCGTCTTAG
- the glyA gene encoding serine hydroxymethyltransferase: MNSSNQQIFDLIEDEAHRQINGLELIASENYVSPDVLKAAGSILTNKYAEGYPGKRYYGGCEVVDEIELIAIEKAKELFGAEYANVQPHSGSQANTAVFHACLNPGDKILGFDLSHGGHLTHGSPVNFSGKLYDPVFYGVEEKTGLLNYDKIERIALAEKPKMIIAGASAYSRDIDYERFREIADNVNAILLADIAHPAGFIAKGLLNDAVNYAHICTSTTHKTLRGPRGGLILMGKDFENPFGLKLKNGNLKKMSTLLNAAVFPGNQGGPLMHVIAAKAVAFNEALSDEFLQYTVQTLKNAQALANALLDQGFKIISGGTDNHMMLIDLRNKNITGKEAEEALGSAHITVNKNMVPFDDKSPFVTSGIRIGTAAITSRGLKEGDMKIIANWINDIINEHKNVDLKTDIQKEIQEFSEKLPLFS, translated from the coding sequence ATGAACTCTAGTAACCAACAGATCTTTGATTTAATAGAGGACGAAGCACATCGTCAAATAAACGGTCTTGAGCTTATAGCCAGTGAAAACTATGTTAGTCCTGATGTATTAAAAGCAGCAGGTTCCATTCTAACGAACAAATATGCAGAAGGCTATCCAGGAAAAAGATACTACGGCGGTTGCGAGGTAGTCGATGAGATTGAATTGATAGCAATCGAAAAAGCAAAAGAACTATTTGGCGCTGAGTATGCAAATGTTCAACCACATTCTGGGAGCCAGGCGAATACCGCAGTTTTTCACGCCTGCCTTAATCCTGGTGACAAAATATTGGGTTTTGATTTGTCGCATGGTGGTCATTTGACCCATGGTTCACCGGTAAATTTTAGTGGAAAACTATATGATCCTGTTTTTTATGGGGTTGAGGAAAAGACAGGCTTATTAAATTATGATAAGATAGAAAGAATAGCGCTTGCTGAGAAACCAAAGATGATTATCGCTGGAGCATCGGCATACAGTCGTGATATTGATTATGAGAGATTTAGAGAAATTGCTGATAACGTAAATGCCATTCTACTCGCGGACATTGCTCATCCAGCTGGTTTTATTGCGAAAGGATTACTTAATGATGCTGTCAATTATGCTCATATTTGCACGTCAACCACCCATAAAACACTACGAGGACCTCGTGGTGGTTTAATTTTGATGGGGAAAGATTTTGAAAATCCTTTTGGTTTAAAATTAAAGAATGGAAATCTTAAGAAGATGAGCACCTTATTGAATGCGGCTGTTTTTCCTGGTAATCAAGGTGGTCCCTTGATGCACGTTATTGCTGCTAAAGCTGTAGCTTTCAATGAAGCATTATCAGACGAGTTTTTACAGTATACTGTCCAGACTCTCAAAAATGCACAGGCGTTAGCAAATGCCTTATTAGATCAAGGATTCAAGATTATATCTGGTGGCACAGATAACCACATGATGCTAATTGACTTAAGAAATAAAAACATAACAGGTAAAGAAGCAGAAGAAGCACTAGGCAGTGCACATATTACTGTAAATAAAAATATGGTTCCATTTGATGACAAGTCTCCTTTTGTGACAAGTGGTATAAGAATTGGAACGGCAGCAATTACCTCACGTGGTTTGAAAGAAGGTGATATGAAAATTATAGCTAATTGGATTAATGACATTATCAATGAGCATAAAAATGTTGATCTCAAAACCGATATACAGAAAGAAATTCAAGAATTTAGTGAAAAACTCCCATTGTTTTCGTAA
- a CDS encoding LysM peptidoglycan-binding domain-containing protein produces MRVLLTAMLLMCFAFAKAELSPLQSYTQHTVAQGETIYFITNKYKISAAELMRLNPDLKAGLKTGSTLVVPASTAAITTARIVDYDKHRVRRKETLYSIAKEYGVTVLDIKDANRTLYSTELRRGDRIRIPIFDKNVKPLVEIVENEPQELKPGQYRVLKSEGKYRVAKKHNLTIVELDELNPGVDELKEGMIINVANRPLTLSDAEDVESAELSYVMYTVPPKMNMYRLTRMTGLSQDSLVAINPALKDGVRNGMEIKIPYQEDLVDGKPIITTQGKTARLVDSLRNYQDQRVAVMLPFSISSVDADGFATTLEKDKTSRIATDFYSGMMIARDSARALGITVDFDVYDTQRNTDIAVRIVRENNFDRYNYVVGPLLANPVVAVARELKSDDIPVISPLTNTDVRLYKNLFQARPDEESLMNNLKMYLQSFAAGKKVIVIADNELPQLKDTFVGMFPDATVIYPDDKNYISSAKYASSLDKEMANVVLLASRSSTSITSAISAYAARSRTHDLTVIGVDDFDNMNLNNMSLAAVNYTYPQINRDTGSENIFATHYFNKHGITPNEFATRGFDVTMDLILRQASADDLYDSVMRNGKTIMVENSFNYSKKFMSGYYNEASYILRYQPDLSIEQINIYE; encoded by the coding sequence ATGAGAGTATTACTTACAGCGATGTTATTGATGTGTTTTGCTTTCGCGAAAGCGGAACTATCACCCTTACAATCCTACACACAACACACGGTCGCACAAGGAGAAACCATTTACTTTATTACTAATAAGTATAAGATTTCTGCGGCAGAATTAATGCGGCTCAATCCCGATCTAAAGGCTGGACTCAAGACTGGATCAACACTAGTGGTGCCGGCAAGCACTGCAGCTATAACGACCGCTAGAATTGTAGACTATGATAAACACAGAGTGCGTCGCAAGGAAACACTATATAGCATCGCAAAGGAATATGGTGTCACAGTATTAGATATAAAAGATGCAAATCGCACTCTATATTCGACAGAATTAAGACGAGGTGATCGCATACGTATTCCTATTTTTGACAAGAATGTAAAACCTTTGGTAGAAATTGTTGAGAACGAACCACAAGAGTTAAAACCAGGACAGTACCGAGTCTTAAAATCAGAAGGTAAATATCGCGTTGCCAAAAAGCATAACCTGACCATCGTTGAACTAGACGAGCTTAATCCAGGCGTCGACGAACTTAAGGAAGGAATGATCATCAATGTAGCTAACAGGCCATTGACATTATCTGATGCCGAGGATGTTGAAAGTGCTGAGTTAAGCTATGTGATGTACACAGTGCCACCCAAAATGAATATGTATCGCTTGACGCGCATGACAGGATTATCACAAGATTCACTTGTAGCGATCAATCCAGCGTTAAAGGATGGTGTGCGCAATGGTATGGAAATCAAAATACCTTATCAAGAAGATCTTGTGGACGGCAAGCCTATTATAACTACTCAGGGAAAAACAGCAAGACTGGTCGACAGCCTACGCAATTATCAAGATCAACGAGTGGCAGTGATGTTGCCTTTTTCCATTTCTAGTGTAGATGCTGATGGTTTCGCCACCACGCTAGAAAAAGATAAAACGAGCCGCATTGCTACAGATTTCTACAGCGGTATGATGATAGCTCGTGACAGTGCTCGCGCTTTAGGCATTACAGTAGATTTTGATGTTTATGATACACAACGCAATACTGATATTGCGGTGCGAATTGTGCGTGAAAATAATTTTGATAGATATAATTATGTAGTTGGACCATTATTGGCAAATCCAGTGGTAGCTGTTGCTCGAGAGCTGAAAAGCGATGATATTCCTGTGATCTCACCATTGACTAATACAGACGTTAGGCTTTATAAAAATTTATTTCAAGCGCGTCCCGATGAGGAGAGTTTGATGAATAATTTGAAGATGTATCTGCAAAGTTTTGCCGCTGGTAAAAAAGTCATTGTTATTGCAGATAATGAATTGCCGCAACTTAAGGACACCTTTGTAGGTATGTTCCCAGATGCCACGGTCATTTATCCTGATGATAAAAATTACATCTCTAGTGCAAAATATGCTAGCTCTCTGGATAAGGAAATGGCAAATGTGGTTTTGCTGGCTTCACGCAGTTCTACCTCGATAACATCGGCAATATCAGCTTATGCGGCTAGATCGCGCACTCATGATCTCACCGTTATAGGAGTAGATGACTTTGATAATATGAATCTTAATAACATGAGTCTGGCAGCGGTAAATTATACCTATCCGCAAATAAATAGAGATACAGGTAGTGAGAACATTTTTGCAACGCATTACTTCAACAAGCATGGTATAACTCCTAACGAGTTTGCCACGAGAGGTTTTGACGTGACCATGGATCTAATCCTAAGACAAGCAAGTGCAGACGATCTTTATGACAGTGTCATGCGCAATGGAAAAACTATCATGGTAGAAAACAGCTTTAACTATTCAAAAAAATTCATGTCTGGTTATTACAATGAGGCTAGTTATATCTTGAGATATCAACCAGATTTGAGCATTGAGCAAATCAATATCTATGAGTAA
- the bshC gene encoding bacillithiol biosynthesis cysteine-adding enzyme BshC yields the protein MKTSQIPYRDIRYFSSLIKGYLEQDPSLESLFNNYPTLENFEKQIAEKSAQKNLDKNRLVLQQVLRDQYEDLSNKASSLNNVESLADHKTFTITTGHQLNLFTGPLYFLYKIITVINLCNQLKENYPEYNFVPVYWMATEDHDFEEIKFFNFDDKKLVFEHHGEHGAVGRMSTEGLNKVKNELQLLLGKSLYAKELINLFQDSYSRSDLAQATRALAHELFKDDGLVIVEADDYRLKDLMIPFFKEELVDKLSFKRVSETLENWPNEHKVQVTPREINLFYLTDTYRARIIEKSGRYYVDENEISWTQEEIIAELEKHPERFSPNVIMRPLYQEVILPNLCYIGGGGELAYWLELKEYFKSQEIPFPMLLLRNSALLITAKQSQKIKDLGLKIADLFLERHEIDKYIAQHHSTVKIDFEDQKSFLQSQFEELYQIASQTDESFTGAVAAQERKQLKGLENLEKRLLKAQKRKQVDYIERMHELRNRLFPNDSLQERQANFSMFYKDLGPDLISILKKSLDPLEPSFTIIEL from the coding sequence ATGAAAACATCCCAGATACCCTATCGTGACATCAGGTATTTCTCTAGTCTCATAAAAGGCTATCTGGAACAAGACCCAAGCCTGGAATCCTTATTTAATAATTACCCAACCCTTGAAAATTTTGAGAAACAGATAGCTGAAAAGTCGGCTCAAAAGAACTTAGATAAGAATAGATTGGTCTTACAGCAAGTATTGCGCGATCAATATGAAGATCTATCAAATAAAGCAAGCTCTCTAAATAATGTTGAATCGCTTGCCGACCACAAAACATTCACCATTACTACCGGTCACCAACTTAATTTGTTTACAGGACCGTTATATTTTTTGTACAAAATTATTACGGTAATCAACCTTTGTAACCAGTTGAAAGAAAATTATCCTGAATATAATTTTGTTCCTGTGTATTGGATGGCGACGGAAGATCATGATTTTGAAGAGATAAAATTTTTCAATTTTGATGATAAAAAATTAGTGTTTGAACATCATGGAGAACACGGCGCGGTAGGTCGCATGTCCACAGAAGGATTGAATAAAGTGAAAAACGAGTTACAGCTACTGTTAGGTAAGTCACTTTATGCCAAAGAACTCATTAACCTATTTCAAGATAGCTACTCAAGAAGCGATCTTGCCCAGGCCACACGCGCCCTAGCGCATGAATTATTTAAAGATGACGGTCTTGTCATTGTTGAGGCAGATGATTACAGACTTAAAGATCTAATGATTCCCTTTTTCAAGGAAGAATTAGTTGATAAACTTTCTTTTAAAAGAGTTTCTGAAACTCTGGAAAATTGGCCAAACGAACATAAGGTTCAAGTCACTCCTCGCGAAATAAATTTATTTTACTTGACAGATACTTATCGCGCACGCATCATTGAAAAAAGCGGTAGGTACTATGTAGATGAGAACGAAATCTCATGGACTCAAGAAGAAATAATTGCAGAATTAGAAAAGCATCCAGAAAGATTCTCTCCTAATGTGATTATGCGCCCTCTTTATCAGGAAGTTATTTTACCCAATCTATGTTACATAGGCGGTGGTGGTGAGCTAGCTTATTGGTTGGAACTTAAAGAATACTTTAAGTCGCAAGAAATTCCTTTTCCTATGTTGTTGTTGCGCAATTCTGCGCTATTAATTACAGCAAAGCAGTCCCAAAAAATCAAGGATTTAGGCCTCAAGATCGCGGACCTGTTTTTAGAGCGGCATGAGATTGATAAATACATAGCGCAACATCATTCGACTGTGAAAATTGATTTTGAGGATCAAAAAAGTTTTCTACAAAGTCAATTTGAGGAGCTTTATCAAATAGCCTCACAAACTGATGAATCATTTACAGGCGCAGTCGCCGCACAAGAGCGCAAGCAATTAAAAGGTCTAGAAAATCTTGAAAAACGCTTGCTCAAAGCACAAAAAAGAAAGCAGGTAGATTACATAGAAAGAATGCATGAGTTGCGCAATAGACTGTTCCCTAACGATAGTCTGCAAGAGCGTCAAGCTAACTTTTCCATGTTCTATAAAGATCTTGGTCCTGATCTTATTAGCATATTGAAGAAATCACTTGATCCTCTGGAACCTAGCTTCACCATCATTGAGCTGTAG
- a CDS encoding DUF922 domain-containing protein, whose product MMIILCTGIVSSQLRSTFTYEEKPVLEWSDFTGEIPANARHMASANTGLGYEVVNANIDNITKPEIQVNAIFYASLSWKKELPSYSEPLLQHEQLHFLITELHARKLRKAYSYYRPVKNVKQEVDYIYRKFENDRLKMQAAYDRETGHGNDKNKQRDWEIFVNSELFKL is encoded by the coding sequence ATGATGATAATACTGTGCACTGGGATTGTAAGTTCACAGCTGCGCAGCACGTTCACATATGAAGAAAAGCCAGTCCTAGAGTGGTCAGATTTTACGGGTGAGATCCCAGCCAATGCACGGCATATGGCAAGCGCAAATACAGGTTTGGGTTACGAGGTTGTTAATGCAAACATTGACAACATTACAAAACCTGAGATACAAGTCAACGCCATATTCTACGCATCGCTCAGCTGGAAAAAAGAATTGCCTTCCTACAGTGAGCCTTTACTACAACATGAGCAATTACACTTTTTAATTACAGAGTTGCATGCGCGTAAATTACGCAAGGCTTACTCTTACTATAGGCCAGTAAAAAATGTGAAGCAAGAGGTCGATTACATTTACAGGAAATTTGAAAATGACCGCTTGAAAATGCAAGCTGCCTACGATCGAGAAACTGGGCATGGCAATGATAAAAACAAGCAACGGGATTGGGAGATTTTCGTCAATAGTGAGCTCTTCAAGTTGTAG
- the fahA gene encoding fumarylacetoacetase, with product MSNTDNKQTQSWIHIPAESDFTIHNFPYGVCEKSNGLIACCTRLGDTVINLNQLLKLGYLKAVALPENVFQGTTLNEFISQGRHKWKALRSRLITIFDKNNLELQHNIQDRESICTPITDVKMLIPIKVGDYTDFYSSKEHATNVGKMFRPDEPPLKPNWTHMPIAYHGRSSTIVTTKEKIRRPLGQIVNHESHVPELAFTKALDIELEMGFITSDANLIGEPVPVNKAHEFIFGMVLLNDWSARDIQKWEYVPLGPFLGKNFATSISPWIVTMDALENFKTDLPVKNHTPLEYLKKHNDFTYDINLEVDIISSGLSTTIIKSNYKYLYWSISQQLAHHTINGCKVNAGDLMGSGTISGSDQGSFGSLLELSWAGSKLIKLDDGTTRTYLEDMDIVVMRGKCERDGIRIGFGELSNQIISGTPMPDSSSKD from the coding sequence TTGTCGAACACAGATAACAAACAAACACAATCTTGGATTCATATACCTGCCGAATCTGATTTTACCATTCATAATTTTCCGTATGGTGTGTGTGAGAAGAGCAATGGCCTGATTGCCTGCTGTACCCGATTAGGCGATACAGTGATTAATCTAAATCAACTATTAAAGTTGGGTTATCTCAAAGCAGTTGCATTACCAGAAAACGTTTTTCAAGGAACTACGTTGAATGAATTCATATCTCAAGGCCGCCATAAGTGGAAAGCTTTAAGATCACGACTGATAACTATTTTTGATAAGAATAATCTAGAGTTGCAACATAATATTCAAGATAGAGAGTCTATATGTACCCCTATCACTGATGTCAAGATGCTAATTCCTATCAAGGTTGGTGACTATACTGATTTTTACAGCAGTAAAGAACATGCGACAAATGTTGGAAAAATGTTCAGGCCCGATGAACCACCGCTCAAACCCAATTGGACGCATATGCCTATTGCTTATCATGGAAGATCGAGTACCATAGTCACAACCAAAGAAAAAATTAGAAGGCCCCTAGGTCAAATAGTAAACCATGAGAGCCATGTTCCCGAATTGGCATTCACAAAAGCTCTTGACATTGAGTTGGAAATGGGGTTTATAACTAGTGATGCCAATCTTATTGGAGAGCCTGTACCCGTGAATAAGGCCCATGAATTTATTTTTGGTATGGTGTTGCTTAACGATTGGAGTGCACGAGATATTCAAAAATGGGAGTATGTCCCATTGGGACCTTTTTTAGGTAAAAACTTTGCTACAAGCATATCGCCATGGATTGTTACCATGGATGCTTTAGAGAATTTTAAAACTGATCTGCCAGTAAAGAATCATACACCGCTGGAGTATCTCAAAAAACATAATGATTTTACTTATGATATAAACTTGGAGGTAGATATAATCTCTAGTGGACTGTCAACTACCATTATTAAATCAAATTACAAATATTTATACTGGTCTATAAGCCAGCAGCTGGCACATCATACTATTAATGGATGTAAGGTAAATGCAGGTGATTTAATGGGTAGCGGTACCATTTCAGGGTCTGATCAAGGAAGTTTTGGCAGCCTATTAGAATTGAGTTGGGCCGGTTCTAAGCTCATCAAACTTGATGATGGCACCACTAGAACATATCTTGAAGATATGGATATCGTAGTCATGAGAGGTAAGTGTGAGCGAGATGGAATACGCATTGGGTTCGGCGAGTTGTCTAACCAAATAATTTCCGGGACACCAATGCCTGATAGTAGCAGTAAAGATTAA
- a CDS encoding CTP synthase, protein MAHAKYIFVTGGVTSSLGKGIIAASLAKLLQARGLRVTLQKLDPYINVDPGTLNPYEHGECYVTEDGAETDLDLGHYERFLNVNTSQANNVTTGRIYQSVIEKERRGEFLGKTVQVIPHITDEIKERIQILGKSGDYDVVITEIGGTVGDIESLPYIESVRQLSWELGEHNSMVIHLTLIPYLSAAGELKTKPTQHSVKTLMESGVQADVLVCRTEHELSDEIRTKLARFCNVKPEAVIQSIDVDTIYAVPNKMLQEGLDQVVINQLELQVQNTPDLASWNEFIKRHKNPKSSVTIGLIGKYVELQDSYKSILEAFIHAGAQNEVSVNIESIHSEHIEVGDVQKQLSHLDGLLVAPGFGERGIEGKIEAVQYARENGIPFFGICLGMQMAVIEYSRNVLGITGANSVEMDASTSDPVISLMEDQKNILDMGGTMRLGAWDCQLLGGKIKDIYNNKIISERHRHRYEFNNKYREQLENAGLQCTGINPKSGLVEVVEIADHPWFIGVQYHPEYKSTVAQPHPLFVSFVAAASDYQKKKF, encoded by the coding sequence ATGGCACATGCAAAGTATATTTTTGTCACCGGTGGTGTAACATCATCACTAGGTAAGGGCATCATAGCTGCATCGCTTGCCAAATTGCTCCAGGCTAGAGGCTTGAGAGTGACTCTTCAAAAGCTTGATCCATACATAAACGTCGATCCAGGAACGCTCAATCCATACGAGCATGGAGAATGTTATGTCACAGAAGATGGTGCGGAAACAGATCTTGATCTAGGTCACTACGAGCGTTTTCTTAATGTGAACACTTCACAGGCTAATAACGTCACGACTGGTCGCATCTATCAAAGTGTCATCGAGAAAGAACGACGAGGCGAGTTCTTGGGAAAAACAGTACAGGTCATACCCCATATTACTGATGAGATTAAAGAGCGTATCCAGATTTTAGGAAAATCTGGAGATTATGATGTGGTAATTACAGAGATAGGCGGTACCGTGGGTGATATCGAGTCCTTACCTTATATCGAGAGTGTTCGCCAACTTAGTTGGGAATTGGGCGAGCATAATTCCATGGTGATTCACTTGACCTTGATACCATATTTGAGCGCTGCTGGAGAACTCAAGACTAAACCAACTCAGCATAGCGTCAAGACGCTTATGGAAAGTGGTGTTCAAGCAGACGTTCTCGTTTGCCGTACAGAGCACGAATTGTCAGACGAGATACGCACAAAACTTGCACGTTTTTGTAACGTGAAGCCAGAGGCCGTGATTCAATCTATTGATGTAGATACCATTTATGCGGTACCTAACAAGATGTTGCAGGAAGGTCTTGATCAGGTAGTTATCAATCAATTAGAATTACAAGTACAAAATACTCCAGATCTAGCCAGCTGGAATGAGTTTATTAAACGGCATAAAAATCCGAAAAGCTCAGTCACGATCGGCCTTATAGGCAAATATGTGGAGCTACAGGACAGTTATAAATCTATTCTAGAAGCCTTCATTCATGCCGGTGCGCAAAACGAGGTAAGCGTCAATATAGAATCCATACATAGTGAACATATAGAGGTAGGTGACGTGCAAAAGCAGCTATCACACCTTGACGGTCTGCTAGTGGCACCAGGCTTTGGTGAGCGCGGTATTGAAGGCAAGATTGAAGCGGTACAGTATGCGCGTGAGAATGGGATTCCGTTTTTTGGGATCTGTTTAGGCATGCAAATGGCCGTGATTGAGTACAGTCGCAATGTGTTGGGAATTACTGGAGCAAACTCTGTTGAGATGGATGCATCCACAAGCGATCCAGTTATTTCACTTATGGAGGATCAAAAGAACATCCTTGACATGGGTGGCACCATGCGTCTAGGCGCTTGGGATTGCCAGCTATTGGGCGGTAAGATCAAGGATATTTACAATAATAAAATTATCAGCGAGCGTCACAGGCATCGCTATGAATTTAATAATAAGTACCGCGAGCAACTTGAGAATGCTGGACTACAATGCACTGGTATTAATCCTAAATCTGGACTGGTTGAAGTGGTTGAGATTGCAGACCATCCGTGGTTCATTGGCGTTCAGTATCACCCAGAATATAAGAGTACCGTGGCACAACCGCATCCATTGTTTGTCTCTTTTGTGGCAGCAGCGAGTGATTATCAAAAGAAAAAGTTTTAA
- the guaA gene encoding glutamine-hydrolyzing GMP synthase, with protein MQNSVLILDFGSQYTQLIARRVRELNIYCEIHPFHKIPEDLSPFKAVILSGSPFSVRADDAPHPDLSSVKGKLPLLGVCYGAQYLAHFYGGKVAASNIREYGRAHLTVIKDAQPLFENITENSQVWMSHSDTIKDLPDNATTIASTADVFNAAYRIDNEDTYGIQFHPEVYHSTDGKTLLHNFLINIAGVEPDWTPGAFVDMTVADLKEKIGDDKVVLGLSGGVDSSVAAILLHKAIGKNLHCIFVNNGLLRKDEYDQVLHQYKDLGLNVKGVDATARFMDALAGIEDPELKRKAIGRVFIEVFDDEATSIENVTYLAQGTIYPDVIESISVNGPSATIKSHHNVGGLPDFMKLKIVEPLRMLFKDEVRRVGKEMDMDPNILGRHPFPGPGLAIRILGAIDQGKVRLLQEADAIFIANLKKWELYDKVWQAGAILLPVNSVGVMGDERTYEKCVALRAVESTDGMTADWVDLPYKFLQDTSNEIINKVKGVNRVVYDISSKPPATIEWE; from the coding sequence ATGCAAAACAGTGTTTTAATTCTCGATTTTGGATCACAGTATACACAGCTCATCGCTCGCCGAGTAAGAGAGCTTAATATTTACTGTGAGATTCATCCATTCCATAAAATCCCTGAAGATTTATCACCATTTAAGGCGGTAATTTTATCGGGTAGTCCATTTTCAGTTAGAGCAGACGATGCTCCGCATCCAGATTTATCTAGTGTTAAAGGTAAGCTGCCGTTATTAGGAGTATGTTATGGCGCTCAATATCTAGCTCATTTTTATGGTGGTAAGGTTGCAGCATCTAATATAAGAGAATACGGTCGTGCACACTTAACGGTAATCAAGGATGCACAGCCACTTTTTGAAAATATTACTGAAAATTCGCAAGTATGGATGTCACACAGTGATACCATAAAGGACTTGCCAGATAATGCCACAACGATTGCTAGTACTGCAGATGTGTTCAATGCGGCATACCGCATAGATAATGAGGATACCTATGGTATTCAATTCCATCCAGAGGTTTATCACAGTACAGATGGCAAAACGTTATTACATAATTTCTTAATCAATATTGCTGGTGTAGAACCAGACTGGACGCCTGGTGCATTTGTCGATATGACCGTTGCAGATCTTAAGGAGAAGATAGGTGATGATAAAGTTGTTCTAGGGTTGAGTGGTGGCGTTGACTCCAGTGTTGCAGCTATTTTGCTGCACAAGGCAATTGGTAAAAACCTTCATTGCATATTTGTGAACAATGGATTGTTGCGCAAGGATGAGTACGATCAGGTATTGCATCAATATAAAGATTTGGGTCTCAATGTAAAGGGTGTCGATGCAACGGCACGATTTATGGATGCGCTAGCAGGTATCGAGGATCCTGAATTAAAACGCAAGGCGATAGGCCGTGTTTTTATAGAGGTTTTTGATGATGAAGCGACAAGTATTGAGAACGTGACTTATCTCGCTCAAGGGACGATTTATCCAGATGTGATTGAGAGCATTTCAGTAAATGGTCCTAGTGCGACCATCAAATCGCATCATAATGTGGGTGGTTTGCCAGACTTTATGAAGCTCAAGATTGTAGAGCCTCTTAGAATGTTATTTAAGGATGAAGTGAGACGAGTAGGTAAAGAGATGGATATGGATCCCAACATTTTGGGAAGACACCCATTTCCTGGGCCTGGGCTTGCAATTCGTATCTTAGGAGCAATTGATCAGGGCAAAGTTCGTTTACTGCAAGAGGCTGACGCTATTTTTATCGCCAACCTCAAGAAATGGGAGTTGTATGATAAGGTGTGGCAAGCAGGCGCGATTTTGCTTCCAGTCAATTCAGTTGGTGTAATGGGAGATGAGCGCACGTATGAAAAATGTGTGGCGTTGCGTGCGGTAGAAAGTACAGATGGTATGACGGCAGATTGGGTGGATTTACCATACAAGTTTCTTCAGGATACCAGTAATGAGATTATAAACAAGGTAAAAGGCGTCAATCGAGTGGTGTATGATATCAGCTCAAAGCCGCCTGCAACCATAGAATGGGAATAA